A segment of the Dermacentor andersoni chromosome 5, qqDerAnde1_hic_scaffold, whole genome shotgun sequence genome:
GCATCAGGCGATCCTATGGGCATTCCAAGCAATTTCTGGTGCTGACTCCAGCATTTGCACTTCACCCAGTTTTTCCTCAGTTGAGCTAGTGTCTGTTGCTGCAGGTAGTCGACTAAGGGAATCTGCATTTCTGAGGCTTTGTGCGGGCCTATACTCCAATTCATAGTCATATGCAGAGAGCATTCATTAATGACCATCGTAACATCCTTGGTGACAAAACTTGAGGCATTGGTGTTGCATGGTGCAATAAACCCAGCAGAGGCTTATGATCAGTCACAATGCGAAAATGATGGCCATAGATAAACTTGTGGAACTTCTTAATGCCAAGGCCTCTCAGTCCGTCTGCGCATAGTTCCCCTCTGCAGCTGTCATTGTTCGAAAGCCATCGGCTATTGGCACCTCATAGCCATTATTGTCTACATGGCTCAACACTGCCCCAAGCCCGTAAGGTGAAGCGTCGCAGGCCATTATTAGTGGCTTCTGGTAAGCGCAGGCGGACGTGTAAACGTgagtggtctgcatggtgcaacTACCTGGTGGCACACAGCTCAAAGAGACacaaacagctaatattgcattaaccaagcgtattctacttcgctgctggtgtaaattttcggcactggcgtaatcgcaCTGTTTGCCAAAAATTTACACATGCATGTAGCAaggtaaaatacacttggttactgcaatattagctgtttctgtcAGTTTGAGCTCTGCGTCACTAGGTGGTGGCACCATGCAGTCCGCTCCCGTTTACAGCTCCGCCCCAACGTCCTGTCCGCCTGCGGTTACCCGAATActggacaagctaaacctctccaTTGTCCAGGTAAGAGTTTTTTCCGTTCCTTCTAGTATGTGCACATAAATACTTTTGCTATTCGCGTTCGCAGTAGTTGCCAGTTGGTCATCTGTGAACTCTGCTTCACGAGCGCTAACTTTAGTTCAGCCTCTGCACATGATCTCAGGCCATATCTATGCATTCAACCTTAAGAATGGCACGGCACAAAATACATGAAGGACGGGACGAGGCCAACTTCCAATTGATTTAATTCAGGAGAACTTACGCTGAAGTAAACATCAGACACATGCGTATACAGACATCATTCAGCACAAACGGGAACCAAGAAGGTCCAATACAGGTCTAATATGTACCCTCGCCTTATGCCTTTCGTCCACACAAAAACTAGCCTACGAAACTTCCATTCAACGTAGCCTCAAATCTGCCTCAGCTATCTGGAACCCCCACCAAGCTTCCTTAATTAACATTTTAGAATCGACAGAAAATTTTGCCGCCAGACTCATCGCTTCCAGGTACAGCTGCCAAGAAAGTGTTGGTGTGATTGAATCATCCCTAGGGCTCAAACCATTGGTACTTTGCCTGAAAATTGCCGAACTGTCTTCTCCAACAACTATGACACCACACAACTACGTGGTAAACGTGTTATCCTGCCACCCTCTAATCTATCCTTTTTTTACCTAACGTCATTGCAGAGTGGAACAATTTTTCGGTTGTCAACGAGCGTAACCGTCGGAAGTTTTAACAGCTGCTTACCATGATCTCAATATCTAACTCTTATATATATTACCATGCTGTGCATTTTTGTGATTCAGGATGTACATAGTGAATTTTTGTACAGGTTTGCTTTTATGTTGTGTTAAATGTTGTTTTTTAGTTATGTTAGAGTGTAAGCTTTTGCACGAAGCTTGTGATCATGTGTTTGTTCACTTCATTATTTGCTGTATTTTTGTGTAACTACGGGATGTAGCACGCCACTAAAGCCAATGTGCGGGGAAACCTTTTCCAGGTTTCTCATTTATGGCTCTCTTCTCCTCGCAGGTGCAACAGCCACAAGCGGGTGAAGGAACCCCGCGGCCTGACTGTCCCTCATCATGATCGTCTGCCACGTGCATTACACATCAATTTGCTTACTTTGTGGTCAATGCCTGTGAGCTGCACAGTTCATGGAACTGCTCCCACAATTCTGTTCCAACGTTGCTAGTGAAAGTCAGACACAGAAGGACACAGCAGCAACATTCACACTTTTTTATGCCTAGGCCACATTAAAACATTGCATATTTCGATGAAGGCACTCTTCAACAGTTGTTACATAAGAAAAAGGCCACACAGGCATTATCACAGCACCGTTCACTCTCTCAAGGAGCATATTCAGCAGCACGGAATGGCAAAACATAGAGCAAGCAATCTGTGTCCACAGCCTCATTCAAACTATTTTGCATGCAcacaatgaagaagaagaagcactGTGTCTATGGGCACAGGAGTGCACTTGCTTCTGGCACATGCAACACATGCCTGCAATACACTAAGGGACAGCACTGCTCATTAAAGGGGGACCCTCATCCAATGGCAGTTGGAGTAAGGCACTGTCCAGGGAGCATTCTGTTGCAGGAATATTGATTATGCTAAATAGGTTGAGTAACAAACATGTGGGCAAATACCACAAGAGGAGGCTGCGACATGAATACTTCCCAACCACTTTGACCAGCATCTGCAAGTGGCATTCCTCTTTTACCACAAGCAAAATCTCCTTTACCTTTGTGGCACATTAGGTTAATTTAGTAATGCGATTCCTCTAACACATTCGACAATGGGACATTGTGCTGTCTCATCATCACCACTGTACAAGAAATGCAACTGAGGACCAGGCATACACCTAGCAGAAGCATGTTGAACAACATTTGCATCACAATGAATATTTTGTAGAGATTATTACATCATCTACACACTGGACTTGCCATAAAATCCAGCATATAACACAAGCTTTTCTTTCCTGGAGTGTGGTGGGACACAACCATTTTTGAGATGCCATCACCAGGTTTCAGTGCTTTATAAAAATGCGCAATTCTACTGTTCAACTATGTGACACTATATTATTAGAGTACTTATTCACAATGTTCAAACTTGGAGAGGGGCCCTTTAGTGTTGCCAGGCACTTGGTGACATTCTCTGGTCCCTTGAGTGCAAGAAAACCCAGACCAGCTATTGTCGTGGTTGCCCATCATCACATGTGCGAGTGTACAGTAGACCAGAGTAGTGGcattgtgtgaaacttggcaatcaAAATATTTTAGGCACTCCACACAAAGCATGTGGCTAGTTGTTGACTTTGAAGAACCAAGTTGCACATTCAAAAAAGACAACCACAGGAAAAGGCGACGTAGACGGAAAGAGTGCAAACTATCAGTTGGTTTTATTTGTGTGAAGGTGCCTTATATATGCAGAATCACAGCCAATGAAAGGATGAGGAGAATGGGAGGGGGAGAGCAAAGACACACGAGTCAACTCGTAATCAACAGCTGCGCAGAAAAATCTTTTCCTTTTGGTACAATTTGACAAAAGTGTCGCTAACACATTTATCGCCATTTTcctttatgtggtaggcctccgAAAGCTCATGCGCTGTTTTATTTTGACTTTTTCCTAGAATTTTTATGTTCTTAAGCAGAGGCTCACATCCACTGCATGTGAGGCAATGAGCGGGTAAGTTCGCTCCTTCTTTATTCCGAATTGAATGCGCATGTTCCCCTGCGCGTCCATTCACACAACGGCCCGTTTGATCCACGTAGACACCTCCACACTTGAGCAGAATTTCATACACCACGCCCGTGGCACATTTTACATACGTTTCAGAGCATGTTTTATGCCGCTGCCTCGAGCCCCTTCCTGCCTGCAAGTTTCTGTGGAGCAGAAGAAATGACAGGGACGCCATGCCTCTTGGCCATATTTTTTACATTGCATAGTTTTCTTCCTTGGCAGCAACTCATTTGTGCTACTGCGATTTCCTCTTTTTATCTTCCTAAGAAGATTCTCAGCAGATCCAGGGGCTTTAGCATGGTGCAGCAAACACCAGCGGTGGGGTTTTCTTCATGGCGTGTGAAGCAGGCAACGTGTGGAGGAACATGCTGAATGCATGGTGCATTGTCTTCAGCTGTGGTTCTTAAAAGTACACATTACTATAATAGACCGAGTTTTAGGCACAAATAGGCTACAGTCTGCACAGTTGATTGCATATTTTGGAGGCCAAGGCATGCAACGTCAGTTGAGCATAGTTTAGAGTCTGGTGTGAAAATTTGTGTAAATCTCGAACCTGACGTGACCTTCCTCCACACCTATGAGCACCTATAAGGAGGGCAACATGCGACCATCTTGGTATTTTGAGCAGTGATAGGATGCTTGCATTTTAATCAGCGGGGTAAAGAAGCATCCCCACTGCCGTTGCAACATGTATGGTTCTGGTTTATATGCTTAATGCTTTCCTGGGTAAACTCAGTTGACCAAGTTAACACTAGTGTTGTCCTTTTGTTTGCAGTGCCGTTCAGAACTCTTAAAACGGGCTGCGACCTCTTGTGTAGCGTCGGTATGCCTCAACATACAAAGTCTGAGCACATACCTTGCCAGCTCTCCTGAATTATCCGTAATGTGGCTCATTCTACAATTCTACTAATGTTGCATCAAGCATTACgaataataaattatttttgtCAGTCAACAAACTTTCAATTGGAACTCTTCTGATGGTGATAGGATGCACAGATGCATACTCGCTTCGAGCTGTAGGCAATGCAATGCACAGGcaaaatcggcaacagcaatgTCACTGAAAAATTCACATTGAGATGCTTTGTTGCTGCTAGTGCATCAAAAGGTAAATcgttgttaaagggcccctcactaaaTCTTGGTTACACACTGACaattgttacgtgccctctagggaacGTTCTACCGtaacaatttttcaaattggttcattattagCAGAGATAGGAATGTTCGCGAACCCAccatttcaggaggcaagcgtcactgccaacataggcactctctccacttgcctgatatagcctccacaagcgaaatttcttccctgtgttctcccatgcCAGAGCTGGGGGATCGTGTCTATccctgcactttcttttttatgtgttttttactTTCTACGCGGCACGATTCCAGTGATGGTCTCACACATGAACCCGCAAGCTGTTGCGCATTTGTTTCATTTCACACTGTACACAATCTTACGAGCTGTGCACGAAAACACCCGAGTTGTCCGACTGCTTCTGCAAACTGGATCCCTCAGTGTGCGCATGTTTGGAGTGGCTGGCCCGGCTCGTCGATCTTTACCGCTTTACCTCGCATTGTCGTACTGCTGGCACTAGATAAATGGCGTGATtaagtcagtgctacatgaacactGAAACAGGCACAAGCAGATCATgcactggaacatggtagaaaatcaCACAAGTTTCATTCTCCGCGTGCGTGACTGTACGATgtggaacaagcagacgaaatggaagtacaaCTCTTTTGCTACAGCACAAAGTAAAACAAAGGCACGCAGCCATTCTGTTTGTAAGTTTTACTATTTCTCTCAACTTTAGTTCATCTATTGAAGCAGTAGACCAAATAAATAACTGCTGTTGCTtcgaataattctcaaagtcacatATTACTgtaagtgacgtcacagcactgcaaaCTACGTAGGTGCACTTGTGCAAAtgacgtcgactctccggctgggagtgCAGTGCCCATGAGAAGGACAGAAAAAGTTCAGTCTGAAACTTCAGCTGTCTTCATGGTGGGTTGtggtgtaatactttgcagacacgattgatAGTAGTGCAcgttgtatgcactgtgcttgtcagcCCAAAATAGCCAGACCTGAGGGGGGGCCTTTAAATAAAACACTTCCACAAAGGCTCCTCCAGGCAAGCCTTCGTAAGAAGTGCGTGCTACCTTCCTCTCTTGGTCAGCAAGAGTTAAAGATTTTACGGTTGGCAAGTATGCGAGCGCATTCTTTTGTGCTTGCTGTGCAAACAAAGGAAAGAGCTATGGTGCTGAGTTGTGTGAGCACTTCGTGGCAAAAGTATGTTTGTGCATTACTATAGCCGTGTCTTGTCCTTTAAAGCCAACACAAACTTCCCCACCAGCTCAGCATCTCAAAGAAGCACGGCATTTCCCATCTTGTTTGCCTGCCTGTCTTGCTAAGCAATTACATTGGAGTAGTGCATATAAAACACATGGCTGTATCGATCCCTCTCACACTTCATtaggtcagcaaatcttttttcattcatttaatcatccttattcacccccatcccatacccctgtatgccctgaggcatttaccctcgcattaaaaagaaaaaacacatgGCTGGCACAGTTTTCATTCATAGTAGTTGCTCCAAACTTGTTTTGTATATTTTCTAGCTCACCATTGCAGCTTGTCATATGAAGTCTGATTCCTACAGGCGTAAGTGTATAGGCATGGTGAGAGATCAGCATGGCAGATCTTGCAGTGAAATGCGCTGGCATTTTTGTTCGGGTCCTCCAACTGCAAAGTCGTGTAATGTGTGGAAATCATTTGCATAACAAAAATTGCTGAAGAGGAGCCAGAGACAAACCGGAAATGCCACAACCAgtgagcacacctccttgaacAAGAGTCTTTGACTGTGAAAGTCGCAGCCATGCTCAATGTCTGGCATTGCGCAGTCAGCTGTGCAGGCACCagactttgtgtgtgtgtgtgtgtgtgtaatggaCAAAATTCAAAAAGATCAGTTTCATTCCACATGCAATGAGCCATCCCCACCACTGGTGGTGCAATACAACACATTGCGTATAGGTCACTAATACACAAGAAAGTTTGGTTCATGGGCTGTAATTAATTCATAAAACACAAATCAAAATGACAGCCAGTGACAGCACCACACTTGCACGAAGTGCAAAGATGCATGTGGTTCCTATATCTTTTTAAACGCTTGTATGCATATTAGATTTTACGAGCTTTGCCTCCCGTTTGAATGAGCTGTAGTGAGAAATTCCAGTTTTGCCTTCTGCCGTTCTGTTGGTTCTTTGTGCAGTTCTCCTAGATGGTGATAATTCcacagcaccacgacatctttgTCAGTGGCATCTGCGCTATTTTGACATGCATCCGTCACATCTCATGTTTGCAGCTTCTAAATACTAAGTGGTTCTGGTATAGATCCCTGAAAGTTGGATATGCCAGATACAGCAATGAGGTTGGCTGCAGAAACATACAACAATTCCTCCCAAAGGTCGATGCACTCATTTGTAATGTGTGTCATTGCCAGCGCACCATTTCTGCAGCACTGGCAACCTTTCTTTGAATTACATACAGTACGAGCTCCAAGTACACAGCACATCATCTCACCAATGTCGACGATGGGTGTCTGAAGAATGCACCCATGTGCCGTTGAGGCTTGTGCAGTGAAACAGCGCAAGATAGAGCCTGCATGTACATGTCTGCGGAAACCAGCTGCAAGTACCGCTGGAGGCTCCAATGTTTGGGACCAgccgtgtctctctctctctcttttttttctttttggttctcTCTGCAACACCAATCTCTTGAGTGCACCAAGGAAAGCATTAAAGTGCCAATTTGGGCTGATTGGTGCAGGTTGCATAAGAAACAAGTAACAGCACAAGCCACAGGGCATAAAAAGGAGACAAACAAAGCACTGACTATCAACCAATGTTTTATTATGCACATGGTAAATATCTACAGCTGTGTGAAGGAGAGAAAGTAAGCTACATGGCAAACAAAAAAGGCACGATACTGAAAATCAAGATCACTAAGTCAGCGCAGTCGTGAATGTGCAAGAAACGCCATTTGCTTGGCTGTCATGGCATCGCTTCTCACCAAGGAAATTGCGTTTATTGCACTTGATGATAGCACTCCTTTAGTGATCTTGATTTTCAGTATCATGCCTTTCCTTCTTGCCATGTAGCTTACCCTCTATAATTAGCCCTTCATGCACCTGGATATATTTTCTGTGTGCACAATAACACATTGGTCTACAGTCGGCGCTCTGTCCTTCGTATATCTTGTGCCTTGCGCTGTTGCTCATATTGTACGCAAGGTAAGACCTATGTTCACAGCATCTAATACTTGGTGTGTTGGAAGCCTAAAAATGTGAGCTCTGGCTCACGCACCATTTTGTCCGGCCCAAGCAAGTTAAGCCAACAATGTAACGTTGGTAACAGAGCCAAGTGAAGCCAAAGGCATTGCAGGACTGCAGTAACAACTATCAACCTAACCCATTGCCAGAGCCTTGCCCCACGGTTGGTGGGAACGTCATCAGGCGCACAAGAAATGGACTCTTTTTTTCCATGCACCAACTGCTCATGTGCATGCACCTAAACCCTTTGTAACATCGTGTAGAAACTATCGATACGAAATTTCTGCAGCAAATAAGCCAAGTATAATATCGTCCTTAGCGTTCATTTAGGAGTCGTGGAGGAACACGTGTTGCTGCCCACGGGCCTTTCAGTCGAGGCCAAAGATGCTGAGTGCAGTGTAGGTGGTTCGCAGCGCCAGGTCCTGAGGTCCCAGGCCCAGCACAGCTGCAGTCAGCTCAAGCACCGCCGGCAGGCagcagggctcgttgcgctgaaAGGAGCAGTAGCGCTCGAGCAGCTGCACTGCACGGGGCTGCAGTGCCGTGCGCCACGGCGATGGCAGTGCACGGGCATTGGGCCACAGGAAGGGGCTGTCGCTCTCCAGGAGCAGCCGCTCGGGTGGCACGCTCCGCAGCACCTCCGGCTCTTTCCACAGCTGGCCCCCCACACCCAGGTAGCAGCCCCGTGCTAGGTACGCCGCTGCTTGATCGCTGCTGCCCGCAAAGCAGTGCAGTACGACGTGCGCCGGCAGCCGGCTGCTGTGCCGTGCTAGCACATCCATCATGGCATCAAATGCCGCTCGCTCTCGGAGCACCAATGGCTTGTTTAGCTCACATGCCAGCGCCATCTGCAAGTCAGTGATACTCTTAACATAGTCCGGCTATGACTGGCATCGTCCTCTTTCATAAACGAAACACGTGTCCCAATAAATGTGTAGTGTAGACTCTAGGCATCGAAATCTCGCCAGATATCGTacctcattataatgaagctTTGTTAAACAGCGCCATAATTTCATTTCAGCCATATGCAACTTCAAACATTTTACTACAGCTTCTGTATCTACCTCATTGGAAACTTTGCTGCTAGGCACCATTCTATTTGGCTGCTAAGCCTAAGTGTTTCTATTGTAAGTACTATCAGCAAAAATGTTAATGTAGACAGCAATGAATGCCTGTTACGCATAATTACATGAAACTGTGACATATAATCGCTCTGTAGATGGTTTCTAAGCATGGAGTAGGTCCCAGTGTATGTTTCAGATTAGGCTGGTGTTACAAACCTGCAAGAAAATGTGTTGTAGTTAAGGAATTGTTCATGTTTGAAATCATGCTACCAGTACTTACTGAAGACAAAACCAGCTTTCAATCTCTCATGATTGTCTGTGGTTGCAATGCTCTCTAAAAGTGAATATGTTGTGCTTTGCAAACTGCAAATATGGCAGTTGTTGTGACACCACATTATTGGCACTATCTACCGATGGCAACCAAGCCTTAGGTCCGCTCGTGGTGGAATACAGAACAGTAGTTCCACGAACTTAGCCAATGTAGCACGGCCATCTGCTTATGGTCAGCGAACAACCTTTGGCAGCTACTAACTGCCCActggtttcatcatcatcatgatcagcctattttatgtccactgtaggacaaAGGCCTGTCCCtgtgatcttcaattacccctgtcctgtgccatcCGATACCAACCAGCGCCtcagaatttcctaatttcgtcaccccacctagtcttctgctgtcctcaactgcacttcctttctcttggaacCTATTCTGCAACCCTAACAGTCTACCGGTtctctaacctgcgcattacatgacatgcccagctccatttttgctcttaatgacaattagaatatcagctatacccatttgctcgctgatccaaaccgctctcttcctgtctcttaacatcacacctaacattctttgttccatcactctttgcgccatcattaacttgttctcaagtttctttgtcagtctcgaagtttctgccccatatgtcagcgccggtaaaatgcaccgattgtacaccttccttttcaatgataatggtaagtgTCCAGTCTGGAgttgacaatgcctgccaaatgtgctccaacccatttttattcttctgtgaatttccttctcatgatcagggttccctgtggttaattgacctaggtaaatgtacagtgctcacggaatgaaatgggacacggagcatttagtagaaccctacatatgtgcaaagtacgcgagagcaccatgtgatgtcgctaggaatttggtcaccaaaggtgacgaggactctgatgtaagtgtacgcgccagaattacgtcgatgtgacacgaactgcaaccggttgaaacgaaagtatgcgcattacttagccctaaattgacgcgtttcattccgtgagcactgtactccttcacagactctaaaggtTGACTGGCgaacctgaactcttgttcccttgcccggctattcacgACTATCTTTGTAATCTTCAACGCCACTCTCATACTGTTAAAGTCCTCAGTCACTTGTTgttccccagtgttgctgaataggacaatgtcatttgcaaactgaaggttgccgagatattcgctgttgatacTTACCCCTAAgccgtcccaatttaatagcttcaatagttcttccaagcatgcagtgaatagcattggagaattGTGCCTccttgtttgacccctttctttataggtatcttcctacttttcttgtgtagatttaaggtagctgtggaatctgtagatatttttcaagatatttacgCAAGCTGCCTATACTCCTTggttatgtaatgcctctatgactgctagtatccactgaatcaaatgccttttcgtaatctatgaaagccatatagagaggctgattgtactttgtggatttctcgattacctgattgatgacatggatgtgatccattgcagagtatcctttcctgaagccagcctgttctgttggttgactaaagtccagtgttgcccttattctattgcaaatcaTCTTAATGAATATTTTACACAATACTGTGAGTAAGCTAATATtagggcctataatttttcaattctttaatgtctccctttttgtggataagTATAATGTTTGGACTCtctcagttttctgggacccttgaagttgatagacacttcgaataaagagccgccagtttttcaatcattatgtctcctccatctttgattaaattgactcttattccatcttctcctgacaattttccccgtttcatgtcttgcaaggcccttctgatctcaccactagttataggaggagtctctCCAACCTCTTCATTACTGCTTCAAATGGAAGTATCGTGGCCCCTCTGGAtaatgtacaggtcagtatagaattcttccgcttcatttattataccttcgagattgctgatgatattaccctgcttatctttcagtgcatacatcttggtttgtcctatgccaagtttccttctcactgatttcagactgcgtccattttttacggcttcctcagtcttcctcacattataatttcgaatatcacttattttcgacttgttgatcagttttgacagttccgagaattctatcttatttcttgagttggacacttttattcttcggcgtttctttattaggtcctttgttacttgggagagcttgcctactggttgccttggtgccttgcctcgtCGGCGTtttgcatgcttcaaacggggtcatttccctccaggggccgattcagtcacttcgcgcttaatgtagaaccccactgtccagactgtggggaggcgtactgctccttatcccatatgctctggcaatgccctgcgttacgcagctcatcgctaagcactctaaccgactgggaggcagcccttaagagtggcgacctctcagagcaactacgggctgtccagagggcctgtgACAGGGcagaggaccacgatcttccgaccccgacgtgggtgcagcccgcgacggctacgggaactccctgaaaagggagctaccctaacgccggttcctcaggaccattaataaagttctttgtctgtctgtctctcacttccattgctgcttctgaacctagcctagttacggttttatTCATTTCCTCTATACCATCTTCATCCATCTGGTATACCATCTATACCATCTTCTCTgttgtaaggctgcatatttgtttgcaagtaccagtctGAATTGGTctgtttttacccttactgcatctaggctggcttgtttcttcttgaccaattttactctttctctcttcatattgaggtgaatcctagacctctctcacctatgatcactgcacttcatCCCTAGCATTAGAAATCGAAATGTCAGTCTGATGACCTACTTGTAAAGAGCACTCAGACAAAATATGCCACCTTCTTTAGGAGAAATGGTGATCGGAGAAGTGAGGGAGACACAATTATAACAGTATTTTACACAATTTCCTGGAAACACTGCCTCAATCAAACAACCCTAGATTATTCTTAACAGCTGTGGTACTATGCAAAATAATTTTCGCTGGCAAAAGATCAACAACGCTTTTAAAAAAGTAAGTGCCCCTCACAGTTGATAAATGAAAATTCACATCCTAACACTTCTAcctcctgcactatgctgggatcggcagaaagtacgaaatctatttcatttcttgtttcaccattagggttttttctaggtccactttctgttgctacgcttcctgaagaaggtgttcattattcggagcttattcctttctgcaaattcaaccaacatctctcctctagtgttcctagaatagATGCCGTGGTTGCCAGTTGTTTGTTCACCAGCCTTTTTgcccacttttgcactgaagttgCCCTTTATTACAGTATactaagtttgcacttttctcgtcgctaattccacatcttcataaaactaatctacttcatcgtcatcatgactggaggttgaagcataggcttgtactatgtttaatctatacctcctatttagctttattatAAGTACTGCTACTCTCTCTTTAATGCTGTAgagttcgtcaatg
Coding sequences within it:
- the LOC126529906 gene encoding 3'-5' ssDNA/RNA exonuclease TatD-like; amino-acid sequence: MASSNAACDQLFTSGVAGTKNDPQRAQATEVSDDNYILIDICANLVNKKFNRDLESVIQRAKDAGVKKMIVLGTSAHTTKEALRLTRMHPGTVYCTAGVHPHDAKSWDEDALEVLRSVALSPECVGIGECGLDFSKNFSSPECQIQVLEKQMALACELNKPLVLRERAAFDAMMDVLARHSSRLPAHVVLHCFAGSSDQAAAYLARGCYLGVGGQLWKEPEVLRSVPPERLLLESDSPFLWPNARALPSPWRTALQPRAVQLLERYCSFQRNEPCCLPAVLELTAAVLGLGPQDLALRTTYTALSIFGLD